The DNA region GACCTGTCGATCAAACCTTCCGGGCCTCAACAATGCCGCATCAAGAACATCTGGTCTGTTAGTTGCTCCCAACACTATAACACCAGAATTACCAGAAAATCCGTCCATCTCAGTCAAGAGCTGATTAATAGTCTGCTCCCTCTCATCATTCCCACCACCAAGCCCTGCCCCTCTCTGCCTTCCCACggcatcaatctcatcaatgaAAACAATGCAAGGTGCCTTCGACTTTGCCTTCTCGAATAAATCCCTCACTCTTGAAGCTCCAACACCCACAAACAGCTCCACAAATTCTGAGGCAGCACACGAGAAGAACGGAACCCCTGCCTCACCAGCCACTGCTCTGGCCAAAAGGGTTTTTCCTGTACCCGGTGGACCGACCAAAAGGCAGCCTTTAGGTATTTTTGCACCCAATGCAGTGTACTTATCAGGGTTTCTCAGGAAATCAACCACTTCTTGCAACTCCAATTTCGCTTGATCAGCCCCTGCAACATCAGCAAATGTGACCCCAGTCTCAGGCACCTCCTGGAACTTGGACTTAGACCGCCCAAAGTCCATCGGCCCGCCTAGCCCTCCAGGTCCACCAGGCCCGCCCTGGGCTCGCCTAAACAAAAAGAATAGACCAGCAAAAGCAAGAAATGGGAACAACAAATTCCCAATAAAACTGAACAGCCCATTCCCAGAGTCACCCTCAGAAACAGTAATATCAACACCATTCATAGCTAAAATGTCGATCAAGTCCGGGTCATTTGGCACAATAACAGTTGCCCTACGGCCATCAACGGCCGTCAGCTGAAGGACACTTCCGTCCTTACTAAACCTCACTCTCTCAACCTTACCCTTCTTCATTGCATTCAAGAATTCGCTGTAACGCCATTGGGAACCGTCGGGGAGGTCAGACGAAGGCTTGGCCTGAGGACTTGGAGCATTCATGATTAGATTTTGACCAAACGGTGAAGACGGGCCAGGATTTTGCGCCTCAACTTCAATCACCTGCGGGGCAGTAGCTGGAGTAGGAGGAACATTATCTAATGCGAATGCTTGTGGAGTAATTGAAGAAAGAAGTAACGCAGCTAAAGTACTGTGATTTGAGATGCTATTCTTCGATTTATCAGAATTCTTGTTGCTAAAAAATGATTGTGGCACTACAAATTTTCTTGGTACAGTTTTGGCGGT from Primulina tabacum isolate GXHZ01 chromosome 14, ASM2559414v2, whole genome shotgun sequence includes:
- the LOC142523670 gene encoding ATP-dependent zinc metalloprotease FTSH, chloroplastic, producing MASTLANPLLSSNFFGIKIVVPRTAKTVPRKFVVPQSFFSNKNSDKSKNSISNHSTLAALLLSSITPQAFALDNVPPTPATAPQVIEVEAQNPGPSSPFGQNLIMNAPSPQAKPSSDLPDGSQWRYSEFLNAMKKGKVERVRFSKDGSVLQLTAVDGRRATVIVPNDPDLIDILAMNGVDITVSEGDSGNGLFSFIGNLLFPFLAFAGLFFLFRRAQGGPGGPGGLGGPMDFGRSKSKFQEVPETGVTFADVAGADQAKLELQEVVDFLRNPDKYTALGAKIPKGCLLVGPPGTGKTLLARAVAGEAGVPFFSCAASEFVELFVGVGASRVRDLFEKAKSKAPCIVFIDEIDAVGRQRGAGLGGGNDEREQTINQLLTEMDGFSGNSGVIVLGATNRPDVLDAALLRPGRFDRQVTVDRPDVAGRVRILQVHSRGKALAKDVDFEKIARRTPGFTGADLQNLMNEAAILAARRDLKEISKDEISDALERIIAGPEKKNAVVSEEKKRLVAYHEAGHALVGALMPEYDPVAKISIIPRGQAGGLTFFAPSEERLESGLYSRSYLENQMAVALGGRVAEEVIFGEDNVTTGASNDFMQVSRVARQMVERFGFSKKIGQVAIGGGGGNPFLGQQMSTQKDYSMATADVVDAEVRELVEKAYSRAKQIMTKHIDILHKLAQLLIEKETVDGEEFMSLFIDGKAELYVV